The DNA region AAAATTATCTGGTCTTTTATTCTTTCTACTGCCATCTTTCTGATAGTTTCATCAGCATCAGAAAAACTCAAACCTTCTTCTCCGTAAGCCTGTCCTGTACCTATGGCGGGAACTTTTAAATTATTTTCTTTTATTATCTCAATAATATTTCCTACCTTTAAATCCCTTGGATTCCTTATCGCTAATTCTGCACCGTCAAAACCTAAGTCTGCCACTTTCTTAACGCTCTTTTCAAAATCTTCTTTAAAGGCTAAAGCTGAAAATTTGGTTGAGGAAGTCGAAACGACAATACTTTTTTTCATTGTTTTATACTCCCCTTAAAATTAATAAAGTAGGGGTCCGATTCATCGAGCCCGCTGAAAGAAATTACCAATTAACACGGGGCGGATAAATCCGCCCCCTACACAAAAAACAATACATTATCTGAAAAAGTTTTTAATTTTGAATTATGGTTTTTCGCTTTTAGCTTTAAATTTTTAACTTTAATGCTATACTCTATACGCTATTTTATAAGATTGCCGCGCTCGTTACACTCGCTCGCAATGACAAAAAACTATTCACTATAAGCTATTTATCTGTCCGATATATGGCAACTCAAATACAGATTTCCAGCCCTTGCTCATCGGTTCTTTTAAAAATGGCTCCATCTCTTTGGGGTCACGTAAGCTGATCTTTTCTACCGGAGGCAATTTTCCTGCCGGATAGGTTCCCATCACTTCATCATGAACCAAAGTTAAATATCTGAGAATAGCGGCAATAGGACGTTTTGCTTTTTCGGCACTCGCTCGAGTTGGACAACCTACTACTCCTTCCGGAACAGCTGATCTTTCAATGGCAGATTGACCTTCTCCTTGCTGCCACCCCTGAGGTCGATGATAAGGGTCAACCGAGGTATCAAAATGACCTCCGGGCAGTAATGAATCACCTTCAGTGTCTACTGCATACTGCATATCCAGCATCTCAGGGAAAAGTAATTGAGCAACCGATGCCTCAGCCTCGTCGGCATGAACAAAATCAGTAGTTAGGCTATCTTTGCGGTCAATAGGAATAAAGAATTCTCTAATGGCTCGATGCCAATCAATGACTCTTATAATCGCGGGTAATTGATAACGCTTGAAGAATTCCTGAAGCGCAGATTCTAATATCCATAATTGCCCATGATTATTCACCCACATCTGCTTACGAAAACCATCATTCCAGAGTCCATACATTACATTGATCATAGTTTCCCTTACTACATCTTCAGGCATAATGATAGTGCCAGCCATACCACAATGATGATAGGGATGCCCACCATAATTAAGAGGAGGTAAGGCTAAACTACAGCCTACACCATCTCTATTTTTTATATAACGGTGCACTCCTTCGCAAATCTGGGTGACCATAAAAGTATCCAGACCGGTATTGGCGTAATCACCATGACATTCAGTACATCCTACCGGTACAAAAACAAAATCATCTTTACGCCTGTTTTCAATAACATGCATGCGAGGAGTAGTTTGAATATAGCTCCCTGCCTTGCCTAATTCAGAAGGAGAAGGGATTTTATATTCTTTCAGTATCTCTTCTATCTTACTCATCGGTGCATCAAATAATTCTTTTTTTAATCTACCTACTTGCGTATTTTCAAAAACTATCTGGGGGTAATCGGTAGTTAACCATTTTTCGTTTTTTTTATCTGGCATTTTTTTGTCTCCTTTTCCTTAATTTATTTAAACTCACAGGTAATCTTGCATTCTGTTCTATTAGTCCTTAGAAGAACAATATTTTCCGGAACTTCGCTTAAGGTTATCTTTTTGGTAATTAATGGCGTCATATCCATCCCGGAAGCCATTGAACTGATCACCCTGGGGAATGTTCCATGCCCAGAATGACCTTGTGAACCAACAATAGAAGCCCTCCGTACCTGAAACACTTCTCCGGTTACCGGAATCTTTTTATCAGCGCGGGCTACAATTACTACTGTACTGTTAATCATCTTGCCTTCCCAAATCGCTTGCTCAATATCCGCCCAGACCTTATCAGGTAAACCTGTCGCTTCCAGATACAATTTAGCCCCCAGACCACCGGTTATATCTAATACTCTCTCTGAAAAATTTTCTTTAACTGGATTAATAATATGGTCTGCTCCCATTAACTTTCCTAATTTTGCTCTCGATTCAGAAGGTTCAGAGAGAATTACATTGGAAGCTCCGGCTTTTTTCATTATCGCTACCGCAGCCAGACCAATAGGTCCTCCTCCTAAAATCACCGCGTTGTCTCCCGGTCTTATTCCTCCTCCTCGTTCAATTACCGCATTATAAGCCACTGAGGTAGGTTCGACCAAGCTACCAGCTAGGTACAAATCATTACCCTTATAAACTCTCTTTAATTCCTCCAGACTCCAAATATAGCGGGAATCAACCTTGACATATTCTGCAAAAGCGCCGTCACAACTAAAACCAATCTCCTGTAATTTTTCACAATGATTAGGGTAGCCATCCGCACAAGGCCGGCAAGAAGCACACCAGAACATTTCTTCTGCAGTTACTGCTTCCCCTTCTTCAAATTTTTTTCCTGTTCTCTTGTTGATAGCCTGCACGCCTGCATCAACTACAATTCCTGAAAATTCATGACCGAGGGTCGCCGGAAAAGCAGTAAGCCCGGGATACCAAATATAACCATCATCATCGGGTTGAGCCATGTGAACATCACTACCACAGATTCCACAGGCTTTTACTTTAATCAAAACTTCAGTAGAACCAATTTTAGGAATATCCTTATCCACTATTTTAAGCTCAGGATTTTTCCAAACTTTACTTCCTAAATAAGTAAGTTTCCTATCGATATCTTTTGCCCCTAATTTAAAATCCGGCTTAGGCTGCCAATCAGCATACAAAGTAACAGTTTTCATTTTTATTTCTCCTTTTTAAGCTTATTTTAATAATTTTCTTCATTTATTTTATTTTCTTTTCTTTACAAGATTCCCTTATAATCAATTTTGGCTTTAACATTATTTTTTTCTGATTAAATTCTCCCTCCTCAATTATTCTTAACAACATTTTTACTGCTAATGCTCCCATCTCCAACATCGGTTGACGAATAGTAGTTAACGCAGGATAGACAAAAGATGCCAACTTAATGTCGTTAAAACCTATGACTGAAAAATCTTCCGGGATATGAAAATTCTTTTTTTGAATAGCCTGCATAGCTCCCAAGGCAAGTAGATCATTAGCAGCAAATATAGCGGTAGGTGGTTTAACTAATTTTAAAAACTTCTTCATAACCTGATAGCCGCCTTTGATTCTAAAATCACCTTCTCCTACTAATTCATCATTATATTCAATTTTATGTTTTTTCAAAGCCAATTGATAACCTTTTAATCTATTTAGCCCTGACCTGGTCTTAAGAGGACCAGTAATATGAGCAATTCGGCGATGACCCAGTTTAATTAAATATTCAGTAGCCATCACGCCACCTTCTACATCATCTACAATGATACAATTCTTTTCCAACCCTTCGATATTTCGAGAAACCAATAAATAGGGAAATTTTTTCTTTTCTAATTCTAAAATACTTTTGTCTTTGGTGTGAGCTGTCCCCAATATTAAACCATCCACTCTTTTCCCCCGTAATATTTCTAAATATATTCTCTCCTTTTTTAGTTTATCATCAGTATTGCACAATATAATATTAAAACTTCTTTTGCTTGCTGCGTCTTCCGCCCCTCGAGCTATTTCAGCAAAAAAAGGATTAGTAATATCGGGAATTAACATCCCCAGGGTGTAAGTCCTTTTTGTTTTTAACCCCCTAGCAATTGCATTAGGAGTATATCCCAATTTTTTAATTACTAAAAGAACTTTATTTGTCGTCTTTTCACTTATTCGAGAATCACCATTTATTACCCGAGAAACGGTAGAGGAATGGACATCTGCTAATTCTGCCACATCCTTAATAGTAGGATTCATAATTTATCCTTACTTCCCTTTCTTTTCTCTAATTTTTACTCACTTATTTTTACAAAAATACCATTAATCAGGGATTCTTTCGCAGCATACCCCAATTGGACAGAGACTTTACCATCGAATCCACTCACTGACGGCTCTATATCCTCTTGAACACATTTAATAAATTCTCCCATTTCGGCTAAGTATGCTTCCTGATATCGCTCCGTAAAGAAATAAAGAGGTTTATCAGTCTTGGTGTCTTTTGAGCCATTAATTCTTACTTCTGTTGGTGTTGGATTCCCTACCATTATACAGCCTTCCGAACCAAATATTTCTATACGCTGGTCATAGCCGTAAACAGCTTTGCGGCTATTATCTATGGTCCCCCAGGCACCATTCTTATACTTCAGAGTGACTATTGCTGTATCAATATCTCCTGCCTCTCCAATGGCCGGGTCAACTAAGCAGCTGCCCACTGCCATTAACTCCATCACTTCTTGATTTAAAATATACCGAGCCATATCAAAATCGTGAATCATCATATCTAAAAATATTCCCCCGGATACTTTGATATAACTGATAGGCGGTGGTTCGGGGTCCCTGCTGGTTATTCGCAACAGGTGAGGTATTCCAATTGTTCCTTTAGCTACTAGCTCCCTGGCTTTTTTAAAGCTGGGGTCAAATCGGCGATTAAATCCTACCTGTAATTTTACTCCTGCATTTTTCACTGCAGTTATAGCCTGGTCAATTTTATCTATATCTAAAGCTATAGGTTTTTCGCAAAAAATGTGTTTTCCTGCTTCAGCTGCTTCGGATATTATTTGAGCATGTGTATCGGTAGATGAACAAATTACTACTGCATCAATATCTTTATTATTTAATAAAACTCGATAATCTTTTTCTACAATAGGGACTTCTAATTGAGCTGCTACCTCTCGGGCACTCTTTTCAAAAACATCAGCAATTGCTAATACTTTTGAACCGGAAATCTGATATTTTAAATTTCGGGCATGTAATCTCCCTATTCTGCCAACACCAATGATACCTACATTAACTTTTTCCATAATATACGCTTCCTTTCTCTTTATTTTAAATATTATTAAATCATTCTGAATAAATACAATTTATGGTGAAATAATTTTATTATTAATATTTTTAACACAATTAAATATTTTGGTTAAGTTATGGTTTTCCTTCCTGCTCAAATTTTTTAGCTAAAGCTTCGACCTCTTTTATCTCACCCTTAAAAGGACCTTCGTGTTCTAACTTCAAAGTGGTCAAAGCAGCTGCATAGCATAATGAGGGATATGGTTCTAAGGTTAGACGTTTTCCTATGTAAGTAGAAATACAAGTATCTCCTCTTCCACTGCGTCCTCTTAAGAATTTTGGAGTGAAGGGAGCTTGATAATATTGACCATTAACATACAAAAGCACGCCTTCTTTGTGAGTAAGTAAAATTTCTTTTGCTCCCATTTTTGCTAATATCTCAGCTGCTTTATGCAAATCGGATGTCCCGGTTAAAACTGTTGCTTCCTTTATATCTGCTTTCAAATATTGTAGCAATGGAATAATTTCTTCTTTCTCTTTCCAATTTTCTAAGGCAAGTCTGGTTCCTTCCTTTACTTTTGTTCTCATAAATCCTTGAACATCGATGCTAAGCAAGGCCATTTCTGATAATTTCTTTATCATGGTAACCGGAACTTCTTTTTGCATTAAGGAAGCAATATGAATAACTTTTGCTTTAATATTGGGAAAATCTCTTTCCTGAAATGAGCCAGCAAATCTCATATAATAACTTTGGCGATTGTCCGGGTCATCAAGAGAATAAATATTTCTTATCCCGGTAGTTTCAGTGGTTTCGCAGGCAAATACAGGAATATCTGCTTCTTTAAAAACTGCCAATAAGGGGAAATCCTTTTTGGCAAGCTTGGTTACCAGAGCAACATTAACTCCAATCGCCTTCAAAGGAAAGGCACCGTAATACACAGCACTTCCGATAACTTCCTTTTCGATTCCATCTATGATATCGCAATCCTGGGCAAAATGCCCAAGTAAAATTACTTCATATTCTTTTAAATTGACTTCTCTGTTATTTTCTATCATCTTTAAAATATCTCTTGCTTTTCTCCTCTAGAATATTTTTTAATTATATAAAAAATCTATAAAAATTAGAATATTAAAAATTAATTTATCTTTTATGTTGATGAATGGGAATAAATTTTTTCGCTAATTTTCCAATTTCTTCTGCCTTCTCCCTGGAAAGGTGTAATTTCTCTAACAATTCATCATTTTCCTCATTTTTATCTAAAGTAGAATCTATTAAAGCTAAATCCGCATCCTGCACTAATTTCTTTAAACCTGAACAAATTCCGGTATCTCCACTTATAGCTACTGATTTCCCTTGGTAAATAAATCTGTAACCAACTGCTGGGTCTGGATGCAAAAGACGATTAACCCCCACGGAAGCATAATGTCTCATCTTATATACTTTTACTTTTACGTTTTTCAGCTTGATCTCCTCTTGATCGCTAACTTCATGAACATTAATTTTAAAAGAACAGTCCTTATAACTTTGTTGAAAAGCATAAATAATTTGTAAGGCTTCTCGACAACCTTCTGGAAAATAAATGTTGATGGGATCTTTTCTTTCAATCACCCTAAAATGCCCTAACAAAGAGTACAACCCGCCAAGATGGTCATAATGCCCATGAGTTAAGAATATTCCCCTTATTTTCTTAAAGTCAATTTTTTGATTCAATAAATCTCTTAAGGTACCATCTCCTGAATCCACCATATAATGATTACCTTCTGCAGAAATTACTATCTGGGTAGCAATACCGGCTTCGGAATAAAGAATGATTGGTTTCATATTTCTCCTGATAAATAAAAAATTATTTTTCTGAAGTCACAATTATTTTTTCCGGGGGTAAATAAAATGTAACCTCATCCCCAACTTTAAAATTGGTTTTCACTTCCGAATTAGTTCGAACGATCCAATTACCTGTACTAATTTTATAGTCTACAATATTCCCCAAATAAGAAGATTGAATTATTTTTCCTTTAAATAGGTTTATGGAATTTTTTGCTATTTCATCTTCATCTTTAATAAAATCGACTGCATTCATTCTTATAGCGACCGAGACTCTTTGTTCTATAGAAAAATGGTTGTTGTTGCCCTGGATAGTAAGACCATCATCCGTTTTTATAATAATTTTTTTCTTCTCTTCGGCAAAGGAATCAACTTTACCATCCATAAAACTGGTAACCGCAATAAATCCGGCTACAAATTTATTTCTTGGATGAGAAAAAATTTCTTTTGGTGTACCAGATTGAACTATCTTGCCCTGGTTAAGAATTACAATTTTATCTGAGATTACTAATGCTTCTGCTTGATCATGAGTAACATAAATTGCAGTAATTCCTAGTTTTTTCTGTAATTCAGTAAATTCAAAACGCATCTCTTCCCTTAATTGAGCATCTAAATTACTAAGTGGTTCATCAAGCAACATTATCTCCGGTTCAAATACCAGTGCTCGAGCCATAGCAATACGCTGCTGCTGTCCGCCGCTCATTTGCCGGGGAAACCTATTTTCGTAACCTTCCAATTGTACCATACCCAATACCCTTTTTATTTTTTTGATTATTTCATTTTTGGGTACTTTTCTAATTTGCAAACCAAAAGCTAAATTTCCATAAACCGTCATATGCGGCCAAAGTGCGTAATTTTGAAAAACCATCCCGATGCCCCTTTTTTCAGGAGGAATATGGGTAATTTTTCTATCATCTAAATAAATCTCTCCACTGTCAGGATTCTCAAAACCGGCTATACATCGAAGTGAAGTTGTTTTCCCACATCCACTAGGCCCTAAAAGGCTTAATACTTTTCCTTCTGGTGCTTCAAAGCTAACTTCTTGAACTGCCTTTACTTTTCCGAAATGTTTATTTAAATTTTTTACTTTAAGAATTGCCATAAAATAAATTACCTCCAAGTAGTATCTGGTTACTTTTAAATCTTAATTTATCCCCCTATTCCTCCTAAATGTTCAGCTTTGAGGAATTTTTGAATAATTATCATAAAAAGAATTGAAGGGATCAATAACAATATAGCAATGACTGATGCAAATTGAATATTTGAGCCGCTTGCTGAATAAAGGGTCATGGGAAGAGTCGTTACAAAAGGAATCCCTATAAAGAAAGTGCCGGTAAATTCATCCATAGAAGTAAGGAATACAAATACTGCACTGGCTATAAGTCCTGGAGTTGAAATAGGTATAGTTACTTTTAAAAATGCTTTTAATCTTGATGCACCTACACTGCGGGCAGCCTCTTCTAACTCCGGAGGAATTGAGCTAAAAGTGCTGGCAGTAATCCAAACTGCAAAAACCAAACCTACAACAAGGTGTACCAAAATTACTCCCAACACAGTTCCGGTTAAACCTACCTTATTAAACATTAACATTAAATTAATAAATACCGGCTGCTGGGGGAATGCCCGTGGTAATAAAAATAATATTAAAATTATCCCTTTTAATAGAGCAGGGATCTTAAGTTTTGCCAACGAATAACCAGCCGGAATAGCAATAGCCATAGTCACGATAACTACAATAATTGCAATGCCCAAACTTAATAAAAAAGCCGGAATTACGTTTACCGCCCCCAGGGTTAGACTTTTAGTGATTCCTAAAGCCTGAAACCAGTAATCAAATCCTATCTTTTGAGGAAGCGTATTGGGCCAATACCATCTTAGTGCCACAGACCAAATCAACAAACTTAATAAAGGGGCAAATAGGAAAAATATAAATACCGAAAATATGATTATTTCAATAGTTTTTCTAAAACCACTTTTATGCATGAATAACCTCCATCAATCATAAAGACCTTTTCTCATCATACTTCTTACATAGTAAATTGCTAATATACTGACCAATATGTATGAGAAAACTCCCAATGCATTTGCTACTCCATAATCACCAAAATAATTTACACGGTGGGCAATATCTACGGTAATAGTAACTGGGGATTTCCCTCCGA from Candidatus Atribacteria bacterium includes:
- the iolG gene encoding inositol 2-dehydrogenase, whose product is MEKVNVGIIGVGRIGRLHARNLKYQISGSKVLAIADVFEKSAREVAAQLEVPIVEKDYRVLLNNKDIDAVVICSSTDTHAQIISEAAEAGKHIFCEKPIALDIDKIDQAITAVKNAGVKLQVGFNRRFDPSFKKARELVAKGTIGIPHLLRITSRDPEPPPISYIKVSGGIFLDMMIHDFDMARYILNQEVMELMAVGSCLVDPAIGEAGDIDTAIVTLKYKNGAWGTIDNSRKAVYGYDQRIEIFGSEGCIMVGNPTPTEVRINGSKDTKTDKPLYFFTERYQEAYLAEMGEFIKCVQEDIEPSVSGFDGKVSVQLGYAAKESLINGIFVKISE
- a CDS encoding creatininase family protein, coding for MPDKKNEKWLTTDYPQIVFENTQVGRLKKELFDAPMSKIEEILKEYKIPSPSELGKAGSYIQTTPRMHVIENRRKDDFVFVPVGCTECHGDYANTGLDTFMVTQICEGVHRYIKNRDGVGCSLALPPLNYGGHPYHHCGMAGTIIMPEDVVRETMINVMYGLWNDGFRKQMWVNNHGQLWILESALQEFFKRYQLPAIIRVIDWHRAIREFFIPIDRKDSLTTDFVHADEAEASVAQLLFPEMLDMQYAVDTEGDSLLPGGHFDTSVDPYHRPQGWQQGEGQSAIERSAVPEGVVGCPTRASAEKAKRPIAAILRYLTLVHDEVMGTYPAGKLPPVEKISLRDPKEMEPFLKEPMSKGWKSVFELPYIGQINSL
- a CDS encoding ABC transporter ATP-binding protein produces the protein MAILKVKNLNKHFGKVKAVQEVSFEAPEGKVLSLLGPSGCGKTTSLRCIAGFENPDSGEIYLDDRKITHIPPEKRGIGMVFQNYALWPHMTVYGNLAFGLQIRKVPKNEIIKKIKRVLGMVQLEGYENRFPRQMSGGQQQRIAMARALVFEPEIMLLDEPLSNLDAQLREEMRFEFTELQKKLGITAIYVTHDQAEALVISDKIVILNQGKIVQSGTPKEIFSHPRNKFVAGFIAVTSFMDGKVDSFAEEKKKIIIKTDDGLTIQGNNNHFSIEQRVSVAIRMNAVDFIKDEDEIAKNSINLFKGKIIQSSYLGNIVDYKISTGNWIVRTNSEVKTNFKVGDEVTFYLPPEKIIVTSEK
- a CDS encoding ribonuclease Z yields the protein MKPIILYSEAGIATQIVISAEGNHYMVDSGDGTLRDLLNQKIDFKKIRGIFLTHGHYDHLGGLYSLLGHFRVIERKDPINIYFPEGCREALQIIYAFQQSYKDCSFKINVHEVSDQEEIKLKNVKVKVYKMRHYASVGVNRLLHPDPAVGYRFIYQGKSVAISGDTGICSGLKKLVQDADLALIDSTLDKNEENDELLEKLHLSREKAEEIGKLAKKFIPIHQHKR
- a CDS encoding ABC transporter permease subunit, which produces MHKSGFRKTIEIIIFSVFIFFLFAPLLSLLIWSVALRWYWPNTLPQKIGFDYWFQALGITKSLTLGAVNVIPAFLLSLGIAIIVVIVTMAIAIPAGYSLAKLKIPALLKGIILILFLLPRAFPQQPVFINLMLMFNKVGLTGTVLGVILVHLVVGLVFAVWITASTFSSIPPELEEAARSVGASRLKAFLKVTIPISTPGLIASAVFVFLTSMDEFTGTFFIGIPFVTTLPMTLYSASGSNIQFASVIAILLLIPSILFMIIIQKFLKAEHLGGIGG
- a CDS encoding alcohol dehydrogenase; translated protein: MKTVTLYADWQPKPDFKLGAKDIDRKLTYLGSKVWKNPELKIVDKDIPKIGSTEVLIKVKACGICGSDVHMAQPDDDGYIWYPGLTAFPATLGHEFSGIVVDAGVQAINKRTGKKFEEGEAVTAEEMFWCASCRPCADGYPNHCEKLQEIGFSCDGAFAEYVKVDSRYIWSLEELKRVYKGNDLYLAGSLVEPTSVAYNAVIERGGGIRPGDNAVILGGGPIGLAAVAIMKKAGASNVILSEPSESRAKLGKLMGADHIINPVKENFSERVLDITGGLGAKLYLEATGLPDKVWADIEQAIWEGKMINSTVVIVARADKKIPVTGEVFQVRRASIVGSQGHSGHGTFPRVISSMASGMDMTPLITKKITLSEVPENIVLLRTNRTECKITCEFK
- a CDS encoding LacI family transcriptional regulator — its product is MNPTIKDVAELADVHSSTVSRVINGDSRISEKTTNKVLLVIKKLGYTPNAIARGLKTKRTYTLGMLIPDITNPFFAEIARGAEDAASKRSFNIILCNTDDKLKKERIYLEILRGKRVDGLILGTAHTKDKSILELEKKKFPYLLVSRNIEGLEKNCIIVDDVEGGVMATEYLIKLGHRRIAHITGPLKTRSGLNRLKGYQLALKKHKIEYNDELVGEGDFRIKGGYQVMKKFLKLVKPPTAIFAANDLLALGAMQAIQKKNFHIPEDFSVIGFNDIKLASFVYPALTTIRQPMLEMGALAVKMLLRIIEEGEFNQKKIMLKPKLIIRESCKEKKIK